A genomic stretch from Gemmatimonadaceae bacterium includes:
- a CDS encoding lysophospholipid acyltransferase family protein yields MSDERYASRARRVRTALAALIGQALVRVLGATWRVRLVGPDHLRAAEGHGPGVAIAIWHGELLPLVWAHRRRGIAAIISTHADGEVIARIVEALGFQPIRGSSSRGGMRALLEASRTLRAGQSVAFTTDGPRGPRRVSAPGIGVAAARANAPVVAIGCRVSRAWRLRSWDRFVIPKPFARVDVRYAPAVRAAGPDPAHGEAIVPAIDAALFAVCEPDAA; encoded by the coding sequence ATGAGCGACGAGCGGTACGCATCGCGAGCGCGTCGCGTCAGGACGGCCCTGGCTGCCCTGATCGGACAGGCGCTGGTGCGCGTGCTCGGCGCGACCTGGCGCGTGCGCCTCGTCGGCCCGGACCACCTGCGGGCGGCCGAAGGCCACGGGCCCGGCGTGGCGATCGCGATCTGGCATGGAGAGTTGCTGCCCCTGGTGTGGGCGCACCGACGGCGCGGCATCGCCGCCATCATCTCCACGCACGCCGACGGGGAGGTGATCGCGCGCATCGTCGAGGCATTGGGCTTCCAGCCGATTCGCGGGTCATCGAGCCGCGGAGGCATGCGCGCGCTGCTGGAGGCGTCGCGCACGCTGCGCGCGGGGCAGTCGGTCGCGTTCACCACCGACGGACCGCGAGGGCCGCGACGCGTCAGCGCCCCGGGGATCGGCGTGGCCGCCGCCCGTGCCAACGCCCCGGTCGTGGCCATCGGGTGCCGGGTGAGTCGCGCCTGGCGGCTCCGCTCATGGGATCGTTTCGTCATTCCCAAGCCATTCGCGCGCGTCGACGTCAGGTACGCTCCCGCCGTCCGTGCGGCGGGGCCCGACCCTGCGCATGGTGAAGCGATCGTGCCGGCGATCGATGCCGCCCTGTTCGCCGTCTGCGAGCCCGATGCCGCCTAA